A window from Bacillota bacterium encodes these proteins:
- a CDS encoding SIMPL domain-containing protein (The SIMPL domain is named for its presence in mouse protein SIMPL (signalling molecule that associates with mouse pelle-like kinase). Bacterial member BP26, from Brucella, was shown to assemble into a channel-like structure, while YggE from E. coli has been associated with resistance to oxidative stress.), whose product MQEPQNKKRFSTHVVIAVLVIAFCGIFSVEYASRHDGPAAAATGTATVTVGGSGEVSAAPDSASISLGCTNQAAGAREAQTANDRAVEKVIEALKAQGIPKEKIQTRQYDIWPEQNEKSQIIRYRVTHTLSVEVKNIDKVGAVLDAAIRAGANNSGGISFERSDALVLEREALKKAVADARQRAEALAGAAGKSVVRVVSIREVGTQQPPVPYMRSAMKVMDGAAESVPVEPGQLKITTAVEVEFELGG is encoded by the coding sequence TTGCAGGAACCGCAGAATAAGAAACGTTTTTCAACGCATGTGGTTATAGCCGTTTTAGTAATCGCCTTTTGCGGAATTTTCAGTGTAGAATATGCTTCCAGACATGACGGCCCGGCGGCGGCAGCGACGGGAACGGCTACGGTGACGGTGGGCGGCAGCGGTGAGGTCAGCGCGGCGCCCGATTCCGCAAGTATTTCGTTAGGCTGTACGAACCAGGCCGCCGGCGCGAGGGAAGCCCAGACAGCAAACGACCGGGCGGTTGAAAAGGTAATAGAGGCGCTTAAGGCGCAGGGAATACCGAAGGAGAAGATTCAGACCAGGCAGTATGATATCTGGCCGGAACAAAACGAAAAAAGCCAGATAATCAGGTACAGGGTAACGCATACCCTTTCGGTGGAGGTTAAAAACATCGATAAGGTCGGTGCGGTGCTTGACGCGGCCATTAGGGCGGGCGCGAACAATTCCGGGGGCATTTCGTTCGAAAGGTCGGACGCGTTAGTCCTCGAACGGGAGGCGCTTAAGAAGGCGGTGGCCGACGCGCGCCAGAGGGCGGAGGCCCTGGCAGGCGCGGCAGGAAAGAGCGTGGTCCGTGTGGTTTCCATAAGAGAAGTCGGCACACAGCAACCACCCGTACCCTACATGCGGTCGGCGATGAAAGTGATGGACGGCGCCGCTGAGAGCGTACCGGTGGAACCGGGTCAACTTAAGATTACGACTGCTGTAGAAGTGGAATTTGAACTGGGCGGATAG